In Pseudonocardia cypriaca, a single genomic region encodes these proteins:
- a CDS encoding MerR family transcriptional regulator: MRIGELARLTGVSARSLRYYEQQGLVHSTRSAGGQRHYAATEVARVEMIRRLFDAGLGSKVIAQLLPCVDGDDDADVAEEAYNTMVREHDRLTADITRLIETRDALAALIEANTRYRLGGSQSDPGSC, translated from the coding sequence ATGCGGATCGGCGAACTGGCTCGACTCACGGGGGTCAGCGCCCGATCATTGCGGTACTACGAGCAGCAAGGACTGGTGCACAGCACCCGGTCCGCCGGTGGGCAGCGGCATTACGCCGCGACGGAGGTCGCGCGGGTCGAGATGATCCGGCGGCTGTTCGACGCGGGGCTGGGGAGCAAGGTGATCGCCCAGTTGCTGCCGTGCGTGGACGGCGACGACGACGCTGACGTCGCCGAAGAGGCCTACAACACGATGGTCAGGGAACACGACCGACTGACCGCCGACATCACCCGGCTGATCGAGACCCGGGACGCCCTCGCTGCGCTGATCGAGGCGAACACCCGGTACCGGCTCGGCGGGAGCCAAAGCGATCCCGGCTCTTGTTGA
- a CDS encoding tetratricopeptide repeat protein: MSWWSHAEGDHASVRTEDARGSVRTNIHEVAACNARAAALFSSGNAKDAMELFEGALRDCLAMLGRDHLATLTVAGNLGVARVSAGRRRVGIGLIAANLADRSRVLGDEDPRTLTGLDALAVAYRLAGDVDDAVELSARVAAQRARVLGPAHPDTLTSRMGMVRAQAAAGDMESAINELRAAMYDAEQALPPRHPHLTALLECAEAIGMARGDG; encoded by the coding sequence ATGTCCTGGTGGTCCCATGCAGAGGGCGACCACGCCTCCGTCAGAACAGAGGATGCGCGAGGCTCGGTACGAACCAACATCCACGAGGTCGCCGCCTGCAACGCTCGGGCCGCAGCACTGTTCAGCAGCGGCAACGCGAAGGACGCGATGGAGCTGTTCGAGGGCGCCCTCCGCGACTGCCTGGCGATGCTCGGCCGCGACCACCTCGCCACGTTGACCGTTGCCGGCAACCTCGGCGTGGCCCGCGTCTCGGCAGGCCGGCGCCGCGTGGGCATCGGCCTGATCGCGGCGAACCTCGCTGACCGCTCCCGGGTGCTCGGTGACGAGGACCCACGCACCTTGACGGGCCTCGACGCGCTCGCGGTGGCCTACCGGCTGGCCGGTGACGTGGACGACGCCGTCGAGCTGTCCGCCCGTGTCGCCGCCCAGCGCGCGCGAGTGCTCGGCCCGGCCCACCCGGACACCCTCACCTCCCGGATGGGCATGGTCCGCGCCCAGGCCGCGGCCGGCGACATGGAGTCGGCCATCAACGAGCTCCGCGCGGCGATGTACGACGCCGAGCAGGCCCTCCCCCCGCGCCACCCGCATCTGACCGCCCTCCTCGAGTGCGCAGAGGCGATCGGCATGGCCCGGGGCGACGGCTAG